The region CATTTTCTTCTCCAAGTTTCCGAATCCGTTTTGCAGCATCTCTCGTGATCGCATCTCTACCTAAAAAATTCAATTGGTAAAGATAATCTTCCAATCGATCCCCTTCCAATTTTCCAGAACAGATCAATTGGTAGAGAGTAAAGATCATATAGTCTGACTCGGTATTGTCACCTAACAAAATTTCTTTGGAATAACTTGGTTGGTAGACTCTATCATGGAGAAGGATGGAAAGTTTGTAGGACATCTGGTCAAACAAACTTTGTACGGAAGCACCAAAGAATTTTTTTGTCCGTGACCATGCTGGTGAAAATCCATTCTGAAAGAACTCTATGGGATTGAAAATGGTGCCAATTACTTTGTCTAAGACACCTTTGATGGTTCCTTCTAAGTACTTTAAGTGCAAAGATTCAATTTGGATCTTGTGATTGGCAATGGTGGCAAGCATCGTGCGACGAAAGAAATGTGGGCTTGCTGAAATGAATGCTAGGGGGGCATTTTCGAGTCCGATGCGGAGTTGCCGATAGAGTTCAGGCATGCCAGGGAGAGCTCTCTTTTGTTCTGGCGTTTCAAAGAGTGCGGCAAACTTACCTTTACTGGAGTGGATATCAGTGGCAAGGTAGGTTTGGTCGATGTCAGAAGTCACAATGTAACCTTTGTAATCCTCTGCTAGAATCCGTAGATTTCCTTTCCCTACGATTGTTTCTCGTCCTAGGATCGAATTTTCTGTGTTGTTTAGATGGGCGAGGTCTTTTGAATATTGCCGAAAGCTATCCAATCCTTCTAAATTGACCACGAATCGATGTTTGCCTGGAGGCAACTTATCCAAGATATCGCAGGAAAAAAAACCATCTTCATCGGCTTTGA is a window of Leptospira ryugenii DNA encoding:
- a CDS encoding phosphatase domain-containing protein, encoding MAAEKDPNSIPNSQITDIKRIAVCGGSLGRERRSYIRGQVVDIGITDPMKADGLWDLVTGLFSGEEKNITPFLDFSLAPVRKPVLRIEVFRESGEKVFTSGKIKADEDGFFSCDILDKLPPGKHRFVVNLEGLDSFRQYSKDLAHLNNTENSILGRETIVGKGNLRILAEDYKGYIVTSDIDQTYLATDIHSSKGKFAALFETPEQKRALPGMPELYRQLRIGLENAPLAFISASPHFFRRTMLATIANHKIQIESLHLKYLEGTIKGVLDKVIGTIFNPIEFFQNGFSPAWSRTKKFFGASVQSLFDQMSYKLSILLHDRVYQPSYSKEILLGDNTESDYMIFTLYQLICSGKLEGDRLEDYLYQLNFLGRDAITRDAAKRIRKLGEENVRIHGKMNPVSLSMINITEKGPKHKEMHELVQKALPEELRGEKPAQREWFYGTEGALGMSIIFLADKHLETHQVLDVMSEMIGKENAGKIWDEAHLLQHLKTVSLPEFAEVERMKLIELWESAFPNKQ